In Aeromicrobium marinum DSM 15272, one genomic interval encodes:
- a CDS encoding sigma-70 family RNA polymerase sigma factor produces the protein MDRTAVFELERARLVTLASRVLSDSAEAEDVVQLAWLRLDSTQADILNLPGWLTTVTTRLCLDRLRARVPVAVEEMPDEVHGPDPTERIELAESVGAALHVVLDRLSPAERVALVLHDSFGVEFTTVAEILDVTPAAARQLASRARRKVGGADEGHRRADARVVDAFMAAARNGEFERLLGVLAPQVEVGSDAAAILAGTPERISGRQEVAEFFNGSAHAALPVTVGGRPGAAWFHRGEAKVLFDFTVQDGLVGRIDFRADPDVLAGVVRRAPDPIDD, from the coding sequence ATGGATCGTACGGCGGTGTTCGAGCTCGAGCGCGCCCGTCTCGTGACGCTCGCTTCGCGGGTGTTGTCGGACTCCGCGGAGGCTGAGGACGTCGTGCAGCTGGCGTGGTTGCGGTTGGACTCCACGCAGGCGGACATCCTCAACCTGCCCGGCTGGCTCACCACGGTGACCACCCGGTTGTGCCTCGACCGGTTGCGGGCCCGAGTGCCTGTCGCAGTCGAGGAGATGCCGGACGAGGTGCACGGCCCCGACCCGACCGAGCGGATCGAGCTCGCCGAGTCGGTCGGGGCCGCGTTGCACGTCGTGCTCGACCGGCTCTCGCCTGCTGAGCGGGTCGCGCTGGTGCTGCACGACAGCTTCGGGGTCGAGTTCACCACCGTGGCCGAGATCCTCGACGTCACGCCGGCGGCGGCCCGTCAGCTGGCGTCCCGGGCCCGGCGCAAGGTCGGCGGCGCGGACGAGGGACACCGCAGGGCCGACGCGCGCGTCGTCGACGCCTTCATGGCGGCGGCCCGCAACGGCGAGTTCGAGCGGCTCCTCGGGGTGCTCGCTCCTCAGGTCGAGGTCGGATCCGATGCGGCCGCGATCCTGGCCGGGACGCCCGAACGGATCAGCGGTCGGCAGGAGGTCGCGGAGTTCTTCAACGGCTCGGCGCACGCGGCCCTCCCGGTCACCGTCGGCGGGCGCCCGGGTGCCGCGTGGTTCCATCGGGGGGAGGCCAAGGTCCTGTTCGACTTCACGGTGCAGGACGGGCTCGTGGGGCGCATCGACTTCCGTGCCGATCCGGACGTGCTTGCCGGCGTCGTCCGCCGCGCTCCGGACCCGATCGACGACTGA
- a CDS encoding MFS transporter, which translates to MRRGNPMAPLLVSVLVLFTAQQLLIPLLVPLSRELDLTETQLGAVLAVGALVFTVVGPVWGRLIDAWGVRATLLVGLSLSTAGLAGFAVVSAVGLDGSNTPTTTWLLLLVTRSLLFGAGVGAVPVAAIAAAGATTGDEGARTRAVGLVGAAQGASMVLGPAAGGLLAAVSLVLPLVIAPVVCAALIVWVLVAIPSLPRVADTEPGPREPGPRPWEPRFARLLVIGFFLYVSLAMVQIVIGFLVADRLGLEQEEAASSIGAVLVAIGVVLVVVQAGVVPRLRWPAMRLIRVGAPIGAAGLLLLSVADSFVTIIGALVVVAAGLGLAMPGFTAAPTLLVGPRQQGAVAGMITATAGTTFIIGPLLGTALYQAAPAVPVLVGAAACGMASVLAQAPYRRQAARR; encoded by the coding sequence GTGAGACGTGGCAACCCCATGGCCCCGCTGCTGGTGTCGGTGCTCGTCCTCTTCACTGCCCAACAGCTGCTGATCCCCCTGCTGGTACCTCTGTCACGTGAGCTGGACCTGACCGAGACCCAGCTCGGCGCGGTCCTCGCGGTCGGCGCCCTCGTGTTCACCGTCGTCGGCCCCGTGTGGGGGCGCCTCATCGACGCCTGGGGTGTGCGGGCGACCCTGCTCGTCGGGCTCAGCCTGTCCACGGCCGGGCTGGCCGGATTCGCCGTGGTCTCCGCCGTCGGCCTCGACGGGTCGAACACGCCCACCACCACGTGGCTGCTCCTGCTGGTGACGCGCAGCCTGCTCTTCGGTGCAGGGGTCGGTGCCGTACCGGTGGCGGCCATCGCTGCGGCCGGAGCCACCACGGGCGACGAGGGAGCCCGCACCCGTGCCGTGGGCCTCGTCGGGGCCGCGCAGGGCGCTTCCATGGTGCTCGGTCCGGCAGCCGGAGGTCTGCTGGCGGCCGTGAGCCTGGTCCTGCCGCTGGTCATCGCCCCGGTGGTGTGCGCTGCGCTCATCGTGTGGGTCCTCGTCGCGATCCCCTCCCTGCCGCGGGTCGCCGACACCGAGCCTGGTCCGAGAGAGCCCGGCCCGCGCCCGTGGGAGCCGCGGTTCGCGCGACTGCTGGTCATCGGCTTCTTCCTCTACGTCAGCCTGGCGATGGTGCAGATCGTGATCGGATTCCTCGTGGCGGACCGACTCGGTCTCGAGCAGGAGGAAGCGGCCAGTTCCATCGGAGCGGTCCTCGTGGCCATCGGCGTGGTGCTGGTCGTGGTCCAGGCCGGCGTGGTGCCCAGACTCAGGTGGCCCGCGATGCGCCTCATACGGGTCGGGGCCCCGATCGGTGCAGCAGGGTTGTTGCTGCTCTCGGTCGCCGACTCGTTCGTCACGATCATCGGCGCCCTGGTGGTGGTCGCCGCGGGTCTCGGACTGGCGATGCCCGGCTTCACCGCCGCACCCACCCTGCTGGTCGGCCCGCGCCAGCAGGGCGCCGTGGCCGGCATGATCACCGCCACCGCGGGCACGACCTTCATCATCGGCCCGCTGCTCGGCACGGCGCTGTACCAGGCGGCACCCGCGGTGCCGGTGCTCGTGGGTGCGGCGGCCTGTGGCATGGCGTCGGTGCTGGCGCAGGCGCCGTACCGCCGTCAGGCGGCCCGGCGGTAG
- a CDS encoding DUF1048 domain-containing protein, whose translation MFLTRMLADKRRYRQYRAAVHELPESHRAAVTALERYFHTAGMISDGQVVLTMLDDLLDLFRSAAAAGSSVHDVVGDDPIEFAEAFLGNYDEGRWIVKERTRLLAAIRAAT comes from the coding sequence ATGTTCCTCACCCGCATGCTCGCCGACAAGCGCCGCTACCGGCAGTACAGGGCTGCCGTGCACGAGCTCCCCGAGAGCCACCGTGCCGCCGTCACCGCACTGGAGCGCTACTTCCACACCGCAGGGATGATCTCCGACGGACAGGTCGTGCTGACGATGCTGGACGACCTGCTGGACCTGTTCCGGTCCGCGGCGGCCGCCGGCAGCAGCGTCCACGACGTCGTCGGCGACGACCCGATCGAGTTCGCCGAGGCCTTCCTCGGCAACTACGACGAGGGCCGGTGGATCGTCAAGGAGCGCACCCGGCTGCTCGCGGCCATCCGAGCGGCAACCTGA
- a CDS encoding PadR family transcriptional regulator, producing the protein MGKQITEMLKGTLEGIVLALLSGRSAYGYEITASLRDQGFTDIAEGTVYALLIRIEKRGLVDVEKVPSEKGPPRKVYTLNDRGREHLEEFWATWAFLAARIDRLHHEGE; encoded by the coding sequence ATGGGCAAGCAGATCACCGAGATGCTGAAGGGGACGCTGGAGGGCATCGTCCTGGCGTTGCTGTCCGGCCGGTCCGCCTACGGCTACGAGATCACCGCCTCGTTGCGGGACCAGGGCTTCACCGACATCGCCGAGGGCACCGTCTACGCCCTGCTGATCCGTATCGAGAAGCGCGGCCTGGTCGACGTGGAGAAGGTCCCGTCGGAGAAGGGTCCGCCGCGCAAGGTCTACACGCTCAACGACCGCGGGCGCGAGCACCTCGAGGAGTTCTGGGCCACCTGGGCCTTCCTCGCCGCCCGCATCGACCGGCTCCACCACGAAGGAGAATGA
- a CDS encoding HNH endonuclease signature motif containing protein, whose amino-acid sequence MDIGEREAAGHLTVLARARARAEAAEWVAMLRFRQTECVRVRELDGVVRQRVERDGVVWSIGQALGLSESQVMNRFAAADRVIADAPLTWAAFRAGMVDGARVREIGLTLDKLVRTESKARLDAKVVAYASGHTVAELRAWLRRFVRRVEGDLAVERADEERKHRCVEVRHTDDGMAWLTAYLPSHVAAAIDKRLSKEAIGFGADDPRTKAQRRADLFAAWLTTNEAGQAAMGADVAVTITADILAGAREGFAEAADGSWGVPAAWITELALNLAEHGGAFWHRMVLHPVTGDVLAHEYDGRYAPEILAKALRFRDGVCQAPGCLTPADRCDLDHRRPWPEGNTSGENMWALCRRHHSMKGHRVLRWVLPHEPDPPPVTRYLNSEIYLPITTHLEYVPAA is encoded by the coding sequence ATGGACATCGGGGAGCGTGAGGCGGCGGGGCATCTGACCGTGCTGGCGCGGGCCCGCGCACGTGCCGAGGCCGCCGAGTGGGTGGCGATGCTGCGCTTCCGTCAGACCGAGTGTGTGCGGGTGCGGGAGCTGGACGGGGTGGTGCGGCAGCGGGTCGAGCGCGACGGCGTGGTGTGGTCCATCGGTCAGGCCCTCGGGTTGTCCGAGTCCCAGGTGATGAACCGGTTCGCCGCGGCTGATCGGGTGATCGCCGACGCGCCACTGACCTGGGCGGCGTTTCGTGCCGGGATGGTCGACGGTGCCCGGGTCCGCGAGATCGGCCTGACGTTGGACAAGCTGGTCCGTACCGAGTCGAAGGCCCGCCTGGACGCGAAAGTCGTCGCCTACGCATCCGGTCACACGGTGGCGGAGTTGCGGGCGTGGTTGCGGCGGTTCGTCCGCCGGGTCGAGGGCGACCTCGCGGTCGAACGAGCAGACGAGGAACGTAAGCACCGGTGTGTGGAGGTCCGCCACACCGATGACGGGATGGCGTGGTTGACCGCGTACCTGCCGTCGCACGTCGCTGCTGCGATCGACAAGCGCCTGTCGAAGGAAGCCATCGGGTTCGGTGCTGACGACCCCCGCACCAAGGCCCAACGACGTGCTGATCTGTTCGCGGCGTGGCTGACCACCAACGAGGCCGGTCAAGCGGCCATGGGTGCTGATGTTGCGGTCACGATCACCGCGGACATCCTCGCCGGCGCCCGCGAGGGGTTCGCCGAGGCTGCCGACGGGTCGTGGGGTGTCCCGGCCGCCTGGATCACCGAACTGGCGCTGAACCTGGCCGAGCACGGTGGGGCGTTCTGGCATCGGATGGTGCTGCACCCGGTGACCGGGGACGTGCTGGCCCATGAGTACGACGGCCGCTACGCCCCCGAGATCCTCGCGAAAGCACTCAGGTTCCGCGACGGGGTCTGCCAGGCCCCGGGATGCCTGACACCGGCTGACCGGTGCGATCTGGACCACCGCAGACCCTGGCCCGAAGGCAACACCTCGGGCGAGAACATGTGGGCGTTGTGCCGGCGGCACCACTCCATGAAGGGCCACCGGGTCCTGCGCTGGGTCCTGCCCCACGAACCCGACCCACCACCAGTCACCAGGTACCTGAACTCGGAGATCTACCTCCCCATCACCACCCACCTCGAATACGTCCCCGCCGCCTGA
- a CDS encoding GMC family oxidoreductase, producing MTRHETYDYIVVGAGSAGAAVASRLSEDRSTTVLLLEAGPSNDAMEIAMPAAFPNLFKTKWDWNYSTTPQPGLGGQSAYWPRMKALGGCSSMNAMMYVRGSRADYDGWQRDAGAVGWSYDDVLPYFLRSENNSRGASEYHRADGPLHVEDRRYTHATTEAWLESARAAGLPATDDFNGAVQEGVGRYQASCHQGRRWSTAEAFLGPDVLLRPNLLVRTGSLMTRVIVEGGRAIGVTYLDDGIEAHAWVDGEVVLSGGAINSPHLLMLSGIGPADHLVDMGVDVVVDLDGVGANLHDHPVTPLMWHTSGKDLAVDHVTPARLIQWQVTGRGPLTSNVGETGGFVRTRDGLEGPDIQYIAAPTGFYDNGLREPAGAMFTTGVTLVDVASRGRLRLRGSDPRWKPEMDPAYFAEASDLESVRAGCRQAIEIASQGPLARLLERPFLRDSDSDEAIDAYISRWTQTLYHPVGTCAMGSHDDAVVDPELKVRGVEGLRVADASVMPKVTRGNTNAPAIMIGEKAADLLRGRQLPRTTTSAPQGARTKETVR from the coding sequence GTGACCCGACATGAGACCTACGACTACATCGTGGTCGGAGCCGGCAGCGCCGGCGCCGCCGTCGCCAGTCGGTTGAGCGAGGACCGGTCGACGACCGTCCTCCTGCTGGAGGCAGGCCCGTCGAACGACGCCATGGAGATCGCGATGCCGGCCGCGTTCCCGAACCTGTTCAAGACGAAGTGGGACTGGAACTACTCGACCACCCCCCAGCCCGGCCTCGGCGGACAGTCGGCCTACTGGCCGCGGATGAAGGCGCTCGGCGGCTGCTCGTCGATGAACGCGATGATGTACGTCCGAGGCTCTCGTGCCGACTACGACGGCTGGCAGCGTGACGCCGGCGCCGTCGGGTGGTCCTACGACGACGTGCTGCCGTACTTCCTCCGTTCGGAGAACAACTCCCGCGGGGCCAGTGAGTACCACCGCGCCGACGGTCCGCTGCACGTCGAGGACCGTCGCTACACGCACGCGACGACGGAGGCGTGGCTGGAGTCGGCGCGCGCCGCCGGCCTGCCCGCGACCGACGACTTCAACGGCGCCGTCCAGGAAGGTGTCGGCCGGTACCAGGCGTCCTGCCACCAGGGTCGGCGGTGGTCGACCGCTGAGGCCTTCCTCGGTCCTGACGTCCTGCTCCGACCCAATCTGCTGGTCCGGACCGGCTCCTTGATGACCCGGGTGATCGTCGAGGGTGGGCGGGCGATCGGCGTGACCTACCTGGACGACGGCATCGAGGCGCACGCGTGGGTCGACGGCGAGGTCGTCCTGTCGGGAGGGGCCATCAACTCGCCCCACCTGTTGATGCTGTCGGGCATCGGACCCGCCGACCACCTGGTCGACATGGGCGTCGATGTCGTCGTCGACCTCGACGGTGTCGGCGCCAACCTGCACGACCATCCGGTCACCCCGCTCATGTGGCACACCAGTGGCAAGGACCTTGCCGTCGACCACGTCACTCCCGCCCGCCTGATCCAGTGGCAGGTGACCGGACGGGGGCCGCTGACGTCGAACGTCGGCGAGACCGGCGGTTTCGTGCGCACCAGGGACGGACTCGAGGGCCCGGACATCCAGTACATCGCGGCACCGACGGGCTTCTACGACAACGGGCTGCGAGAGCCGGCCGGCGCCATGTTCACGACCGGGGTCACCCTGGTGGACGTGGCCAGTCGGGGGCGCCTCCGCCTGCGAGGAAGCGATCCCCGGTGGAAGCCGGAGATGGATCCGGCGTACTTCGCCGAGGCCTCGGACCTGGAATCCGTGCGTGCCGGCTGCCGGCAGGCGATCGAGATCGCGTCCCAGGGCCCGCTCGCTCGGCTGCTCGAGCGACCCTTCCTGCGCGACAGTGACAGCGACGAGGCGATCGACGCCTACATCAGCCGTTGGACGCAGACCCTCTACCACCCGGTGGGCACGTGCGCGATGGGATCCCACGACGACGCCGTGGTCGACCCCGAGCTCAAGGTCCGCGGAGTCGAAGGGCTCCGGGTCGCCGACGCCTCGGTGATGCCCAAGGTGACGCGGGGCAACACCAACGCCCCGGCCATCATGATCGGCGAGAAGGCGGCCGACCTCCTCCGGGGCCGGCAGCTGCCCCGGACCACCACCAGCGCGCCCCAGGGCGCCCGCACCAAGGAGACCGTCCGATGA
- a CDS encoding siderophore-interacting protein — MYGTVVTTEQLTPDLVRVVLGGEGLADFTPSPDTDAYVNASFLPVGAPYSVPFDEQEIRHLPRELRPFPRRYTVRRWDEATRELTIDFVVHGDVGLAGRWAAHAEPGDRLQMKGPGGGYRPHDDADCYLLVGDESALPAIAASAEAVPEGRPVVVVVEIESSDSELVLHSPGELDVQWVHRRGSAGDPDTLLVEAVQALPRPGGVVSAFVHGEAVAVRAVRRHLLAGGIVDRDRLSVSPYWRRGHTDEQWRSIKADWQREVETDVPLTT; from the coding sequence ATGTACGGCACGGTCGTGACCACCGAGCAGCTGACGCCGGACCTGGTGAGGGTCGTCCTCGGCGGCGAGGGGCTCGCGGACTTCACCCCGTCGCCGGACACCGACGCCTATGTCAACGCCTCGTTCCTGCCCGTCGGCGCCCCGTACTCCGTGCCGTTCGACGAGCAGGAGATCCGCCACCTCCCGCGCGAGCTGAGACCGTTCCCCCGTCGGTACACCGTCCGCCGGTGGGACGAGGCCACCCGCGAGCTCACCATCGACTTCGTGGTCCATGGCGACGTCGGTCTGGCCGGTCGCTGGGCTGCCCACGCCGAGCCGGGAGACCGGCTGCAGATGAAGGGGCCCGGCGGCGGCTACCGCCCGCACGACGACGCGGACTGCTACCTGCTGGTCGGCGACGAGAGCGCTCTGCCGGCCATCGCCGCATCGGCGGAGGCGGTGCCCGAGGGCCGGCCCGTCGTGGTCGTCGTCGAGATCGAGTCGTCCGACAGCGAGCTCGTCCTGCACTCCCCCGGCGAGCTCGACGTCCAGTGGGTCCATCGCCGAGGCTCCGCCGGCGACCCCGACACGCTGCTGGTCGAAGCCGTCCAGGCGCTCCCTCGCCCGGGCGGCGTGGTCAGTGCGTTCGTGCACGGCGAGGCGGTCGCGGTGCGCGCGGTCCGACGCCACCTGCTCGCCGGCGGCATCGTCGATCGCGACCGGCTGTCGGTCTCGCCGTACTGGCGTCGCGGCCACACCGACGAGCAGTGGCGCAGCATCAAGGCGGACTGGCAGCGCGAGGTCGAGACCGACGTGCCGCTCACGACCTGA
- a CDS encoding PucR family transcriptional regulator: MSETDAALLTWVRGYVAEASREKNLDAFVAEVDAAILAETPELASNPVLVAELHASTKAQFHVFLSLLEREKQELLLPPQAVDLALSIARRQLELGVLLKVYRVAAAAVWEFFARVAAAVPAGGPDRTDVLVYLWGHGGTWINEAIEQLITVFADEREATLHGALARRTETVHALLRGDPVPVDTATSDLGHPVRGPQTALVLWTDDGDSAEAVTSLQGLATALATAAGGTAVSIPAGRREVWAWITGRVAPDVSTMREVVDAASGQIEPHVAVGQTAAGAAGFRQSHREAIAAQRLAVRSPSAGRLTAHAEHELACLVAGDDAGVRTLIGRELGGLAGAEKGLDRLRETVATFLRHGGSVDLTASQLIVHKNTVRYRLAQAEDLIGHPLTERRTEIAVALECLGPLTEPPAV; the protein is encoded by the coding sequence GTGAGCGAGACGGATGCAGCACTGCTGACGTGGGTCCGGGGCTATGTCGCGGAAGCCAGCCGCGAGAAGAACCTCGACGCCTTCGTGGCGGAGGTCGACGCCGCGATCCTCGCGGAGACCCCCGAGCTCGCGTCGAACCCGGTCCTCGTCGCCGAGCTGCACGCCAGCACCAAGGCCCAGTTCCACGTGTTCCTGAGCCTGCTGGAGCGCGAGAAGCAGGAGCTGCTCCTGCCCCCGCAGGCGGTCGACCTGGCGCTCTCCATCGCTCGGCGTCAGCTCGAGCTCGGGGTCCTGCTCAAGGTCTACCGGGTCGCGGCTGCCGCGGTGTGGGAGTTCTTCGCGCGGGTCGCAGCGGCCGTCCCCGCGGGCGGGCCGGATCGCACCGACGTCCTCGTCTACCTGTGGGGCCACGGCGGCACCTGGATCAACGAGGCCATCGAGCAGCTCATCACGGTCTTCGCCGACGAACGCGAGGCGACCCTGCACGGCGCTCTGGCCCGCAGGACCGAGACCGTGCACGCCCTGCTCCGCGGTGATCCTGTCCCCGTCGACACGGCCACGTCGGATCTCGGGCACCCGGTCCGGGGTCCGCAGACCGCCCTCGTCCTCTGGACCGACGACGGTGACTCCGCCGAGGCCGTCACCTCCCTCCAAGGGCTGGCCACCGCGCTGGCCACGGCTGCGGGCGGCACCGCCGTCTCGATCCCGGCCGGTCGGCGTGAGGTATGGGCGTGGATCACCGGTCGCGTCGCGCCGGACGTCAGCACGATGCGGGAGGTGGTCGACGCTGCGTCCGGCCAGATCGAACCCCACGTCGCGGTGGGTCAGACCGCGGCGGGTGCCGCCGGCTTCCGGCAGAGCCACCGTGAGGCGATCGCCGCTCAGCGGCTGGCCGTGAGGTCTCCCTCCGCCGGCCGGCTGACCGCGCACGCCGAGCATGAGCTGGCCTGCCTCGTGGCCGGCGACGACGCAGGCGTCCGCACGCTGATCGGCCGTGAGCTCGGCGGTCTGGCGGGGGCCGAGAAGGGTCTGGACCGACTCCGCGAGACCGTGGCGACCTTCCTCCGCCACGGAGGAAGCGTCGACCTCACCGCCTCACAGCTCATCGTGCACAAGAACACGGTCCGCTACCGGCTGGCGCAGGCCGAGGATCTGATCGGCCACCCGTTGACCGAGCGCCGGACCGAGATCGCGGTCGCCCTGGAGTGCCTGGGCCCGTTGACCGAGCCGCCTGCTGTGTGA